From Azotosporobacter soli, the proteins below share one genomic window:
- a CDS encoding AI-2E family transporter: MLEEKKEALNYFNQGRKILLGALLVFLGSITILLLFAKTILVMLFITLFLYLLLEPLVAWQERFMKRGSASTLAILFFIGVLLLLAAGTVQSVIPDLSNFGKEFPSSISRFDQQEWLDLLPKEMAEYGKEMLKEATGIAVSLVKQSLVPLLKTFSSLVEMIAIPILTFYLLKDGAKLWQAAANLLPVSVVTAIEPLGIDCLKVLKAYIRGQVMIAAFAGSVVFIGSLVFGLPHGAVLALVSAVSEFVPVIGSVIATVPGVLVGLMESPQLAFKVLLFYVVLLNVNHNFIYPKVVGDVIRVHPLVILLAILLFGTLFGVIGMLFAVPSIAVGRIWLHHFAERRNLL, translated from the coding sequence GTGTTGGAAGAAAAAAAAGAGGCGCTGAATTATTTTAATCAGGGAAGAAAAATTTTGCTAGGGGCGTTGCTCGTGTTTTTGGGCAGCATCACGATACTATTGTTATTTGCCAAGACGATCTTAGTCATGCTGTTTATTACGCTATTTCTCTATTTGTTATTGGAGCCGTTGGTTGCTTGGCAGGAACGTTTTATGAAACGGGGGTCAGCTTCGACTTTGGCCATTCTTTTTTTTATCGGTGTATTGTTATTGCTTGCGGCAGGGACCGTTCAGTCGGTCATACCGGACTTGAGTAATTTCGGCAAAGAGTTTCCTAGCAGTATCAGCCGCTTTGATCAGCAAGAGTGGCTGGACTTATTGCCGAAAGAAATGGCGGAATATGGCAAGGAAATGCTTAAGGAAGCGACTGGAATCGCTGTTTCGTTAGTTAAACAATCACTGGTTCCTTTATTGAAAACCTTTTCCAGCCTAGTAGAAATGATTGCAATCCCCATTCTGACTTTCTATTTACTGAAAGATGGAGCTAAGCTGTGGCAGGCTGCTGCAAATCTCTTGCCGGTTTCGGTCGTAACGGCGATTGAACCACTGGGAATCGATTGTTTAAAAGTATTGAAAGCATATATTCGTGGACAAGTGATGATCGCAGCGTTTGCCGGCAGCGTCGTATTTATCGGCAGTCTGGTATTTGGTTTACCGCACGGTGCTGTGTTGGCGCTGGTTTCGGCTGTGTCGGAATTTGTGCCGGTGATTGGAAGCGTAATCGCTACAGTGCCGGGCGTGTTGGTAGGCTTGATGGAATCACCGCAATTGGCATTTAAAGTGCTGCTTTTTTATGTTGTGTTGCTGAATGTGAATCATAATTTTATTTATCCTAAGGTGGTCGGCGATGTGATTCGCGTTCATCCATTGGTGATTTTGTTGGCAATTTTGCTGTTTGGTACACTGTTTGGCGTAATTGGCATGCTGTTTGCTGTGCCGAGCATAGCGGTCGGACGAATTTGGCTGCATCATTTTGCTGAGCGACGTAATTTGTTGTAG
- the pduL gene encoding phosphate propanoyltransferase, with product MEKAVQTGNTVPVGVSARHVHLSQAHLDILFGAGYELTVKKELSQPGQYAAQERVDLVTEKTTLKGVSILGPVRKQSQVEVSLTDSLKLGLKPPVRDSGDLKESPGMTLVGPNGSVVLTEGVIAAFRHIHMTPQDAAQFGVKDKEIVKVRCGGQRGLVFDNVLIRVHEQYALEMHIDTDEANAGMCKTGEQLEVIK from the coding sequence ATGGAAAAAGCAGTACAAACAGGCAACACAGTTCCGGTAGGCGTTTCGGCTCGTCACGTTCATCTGTCCCAAGCCCATTTGGATATATTGTTTGGTGCAGGGTATGAATTAACGGTGAAAAAAGAACTTTCTCAACCCGGACAATATGCTGCGCAGGAACGAGTGGATTTGGTCACCGAAAAAACGACTTTGAAAGGCGTCAGTATTTTAGGCCCGGTACGCAAGCAAAGTCAGGTTGAAGTTTCGCTGACGGATTCTTTGAAATTAGGTTTGAAGCCGCCGGTTCGCGACTCGGGTGATCTCAAAGAATCGCCGGGCATGACGCTTGTCGGTCCGAACGGCAGCGTGGTTTTGACTGAGGGCGTCATTGCCGCTTTCCGCCATATCCATATGACGCCACAAGATGCAGCGCAATTTGGCGTGAAGGATAAAGAAATCGTAAAAGTTCGTTGCGGCGGTCAACGAGGGCTGGTATTTGATAATGTGTTGATTCGCGTACATGAGCAATATGCACTTGAAATGCATATCGATACGGATGAAGCGAATGCCGGTATGTGCAAAACTGGCGAGCAACTGGAAGTCATTAAATAA
- a CDS encoding DUF1904 domain-containing protein produces MPQLLFRGIAQEVVAKTSKGLVDELTEIIGCPRDYFTLECCSSLFISDGETVAGTPLVQVNWFDRGQETQDRAAQSVTRHLREAGCQNVDVYFVALKTNCYYENGEHF; encoded by the coding sequence ATGCCGCAATTGTTATTTCGTGGAATCGCACAAGAGGTAGTTGCAAAAACCAGCAAAGGACTAGTGGATGAATTAACCGAAATTATTGGTTGTCCACGCGACTACTTTACGCTGGAATGTTGTTCTAGTCTGTTTATCTCGGATGGTGAAACCGTTGCGGGGACGCCGCTTGTTCAGGTGAATTGGTTTGATCGCGGGCAGGAAACGCAGGATCGGGCTGCGCAAAGCGTGACGCGTCATTTGCGTGAAGCAGGGTGCCAGAACGTGGACGTGTACTTCGTCGCATTAAAAACGAATTGCTATTATGAAAATGGTGAGCATTTCTGA